From a region of the Rhipicephalus microplus isolate Deutch F79 chromosome X, USDA_Rmic, whole genome shotgun sequence genome:
- the LOC119162043 gene encoding beta-1,3-galactosyltransferase 5-like has protein sequence MTKLVVILLRRVTIAVWLSFTTLLIYFFLARKDNVDTTWSQPPPAAATAAATNLRLLASARGGAFGTLPRAPCPSFLAVVVSSAPDRSFERQAIRDSWAHDARPGHSAVYFLLGRHAQDSTRRRSVVRGRERSGGWESSDDSSILPESSVFGDVIRADFEDTRKNQTLKSLLLLQWAHTFCPRVSFVLKADDDVYVDLPRLVALLESKKAAFENDTRRGNGDGFLLGKRHESKPIGRNRRRYGKPAGSTWAPTYLSGAAYVMSGAIVGPMLRKALETPALHHENVFLTGIVASKLNVRLFHSPCFVCCDEFTDPCAYRGLLAATVAKPDDLRIAWMLARGHAVGGCVPPNDTDRLHC, from the exons ATGACTAAACTAGTGGTCATCCTCCTTCGAAGGGTCACTATTGCGGTCTGGCTCAGCTTTACCACACTGCTCATTTATTTCTTTCTCGCACGCAA GGATAACGTGGACACGACCTGGTCGCAGCCGCCGCCAGCGGCAGCGACAGCTGCAGCCACTAACCTGAGGCTCCTGGCATCGGCCAGGGGAGGTGCCTTCGGGACGTTGCCGCGTGCTCCATGCCCGAGCTTTCTGGCCGTGGTGGTGAGCTCGGCGCCCGACCGTTCTTTTGAGCGCCAGGCCATACGTGACTCGTGGGCCCACGATGCCCGGCCGGGACACAGTGCCGTCTACTTCCTGCTAGGCCGGCACGCCCAGGACTCCACTAGAAGAAGGAGCGTGGTACGAGGTCGTGAAAG GTCCGGCGGCTGGGAGTCGAGCGACGACTCTTCCATTCTCCCGGAAAGCTCTGTGTTCGGCGACGTGATCCGTGCCGACTTCGAGGACACCAGGAAGAACCAGACGCTCAAGTCCCTGCTCCTGCTCCAGTGGGCGCACACTTTCTGCCCGCGCGTGAGCTTCGTCCTGAAGGCGGACGACGACGTGTACGTGGACCTGCCGCGCCTGGTCGCCCTGCTGGAGTCCAAGAAGGCAGCCTTCGAGAACGACACGCGCCGCGGTAACGGCGACGGCTTCCTGCTCGGCAAGCGGCACGAGAGCAAGCCGATCGGCCGGAACCGCCGAAG GTACGGAAAACCCGCCGGTTCTACCTGGGCGCCCACCTATTTGTCCGGCGCGGCCTACGTGATGTCGGGGGCTATCGTGGGTCCGATGCTTCGCAAGGCGCTGGAGACGCCCGCCCTTCACCACGAGAACGTCTTCCTCACCGGAATCGTGGCGTCCAAGTTGAACGTGCGGTTGTTCCACTCGCCCTGCTTCGTCTGCTGCGACGAGTTTACGGACCCGTGCGCTTACCGTGGGCTGCTGGCCGCCACCGTCGCCAAGCCCGACGACCTGCGCATCGCGTGGATGCTCGCGCGCGGTCAC